GCTAATAACCTTGCGAGCTCTTGTATCTCATGCAAAAAACCCAACATAACTCTGGCCCGCCAGCCCATTTTTCGAAGCCGTGGGAGGATGACGGTAAAAGACTGGGAGGTGATGCTTTCACCGTCATCGACGGAACCCGTTATCGTACCGGAGCTGAAACCAAGCGAACAACAACGAATGGCACTCGCACGTGTAAATCACTATCGGGCACTCGTCGGTCTTGCCCCGGTTACGCTCAATAAGGATATTAACCGAGCATCGGAGTCGCACGCAGAATATAACGCCCGCCATAGCCTCTCGGGACATACTGAGAAGCGCAGTAAAGACGGGTACTCGGGGGCGTGGCCGTGGGATCGGATGGAGTGCTTCGGGTACGATAAATTCACATACGCCACGGAGATTTGTAGTACGCGCTGGGCGGAGCCCCAATTTCTTTTGTCTATCAATCCAAACTGGGCGGTCGATGGCTGGGTGGATACCGTGTACCACCGGTTTCCGATTCTAAGCCCTGACGTATATGAGGCGGGATTTGGGGCACGCAGAACCGTTACGTGCGTTTCCTATGTTATGGATTTCGGGAACCCCGGTTTTGCCGATAAAAAGACCATTGTTTGCTACCCGGTGAAAGATCAGCACGATGTACCGGTTGAGTTCACGGGGGATGAAAAGCCGGACCCGCTTCCCGGCCGTAGCTACCCGGTCGGCTATCCGATTACGGTAACATTTAACGACTACAGAGATATTGTCATCACAAGCGTTGCACTCACGAACGAATATGGTGAGAGTGTCGAATCGTATTACATAACGCCATTTTCAAATGAGTATATCCGTGAGTCATTGGCGATCCTTCCTAAAAAACCGCTATCCTACGGTGCGACATACTCTGTTTGCGTGTTGGGCGTTGCCGATGAAGAACCTGTCAATTTGACCTGGCAGTTTACAACCACAAAGCAATCCCGAAACGCAATTCCTTAAAAAAAACGGTTTTGCGACATAATGAAACTCGCTATTCATATATTGTGCGCTCCTACGTATGAGATATCTGTTTGCTGCGCTTCATTGCAAAATGAGTTTATCGCTTCCCATCAGCTTAGATTGCGAAGAGCTAAGTTCCGCGTCGGGCGTGGTACAATGAGATATATTCTATTGTGAGGGGATACAAGTGAGCGAACGCAAATTATACGATATATCGGTTCCTATTCGTCCGAAGATGCCGGTGTGGCCGGGCGACCCGGGGTTTCAGCGCACGCTATACCAGTCGTTTGAGGAGGGCGGTTCGTATGAAGCCTCGATGATTCGAATGGGAAGCCATACGGGCACGCACATCGATGCTCCGGCTCACTTCTTGCAAGGCGGCTCGACAATTGATACGGTGCCGCTTGATAAATTAATCGGTAAGGTTATCGTCGTTCAGGTAGATGTGCCTCAGGAGATAACCCGGTCACATATTGAATCGCTTTACGTTGAAGGGTACGAGCGAATACTTTTTAAGACCCGCAACTCGGCGCTTTACCAGAGCGATGAGTTTACCAGCGATTTTGTTTATCTAACGCTTGGTGCGGCGCAACACCTGGTCGATCTGGGCATGAAGCTTGTCGGCATCGATTACCTGTCGGTCGGTGAGTACCACTCCGGGGCAGACGTACACCAGACGCTCTTGGGCAGCGGCGCCGTAGTTTTAGAGACCATCAACCTGGCGGATGTACCGCCCGGCGAGTATGAGATTATGTGCTTACCGCTTAAGGTACAAGGCTCGGACGGTGCGCCGGCACGAGCTGTTTTGTGTGAACTGGGTTAGCAACGCAGCCCGCCTAAGCGCTTAGACGTTTACGCATGCATCTGCTTTTCGAATCGATTACGCAAAAACACCGAAACTGCATTCATCGATAGCAATACCGCAAGCAGGATAATAATCGCCGCTGCCGCCAGGTGGCCGTAGGCTTCCTGCGGCCTGGTAACCCAACTATAGATCTGAATAGGCAGTACGGTAAAGCCATCCATCGCGCTCTTTGGCACGAATGGTACAAAAGCAAGAGCCCCAATCATGATAAGAGGGGCCGTCTCACCGATAGCCCTGGACATCGTTAAAATCGTACCGGTGAAGATACTCGGCATTGCTGCCGGGATTACTATGTGTCTAATAGTTTGCCATTTCGTAGCGCCCATTGCCATAAAGCCGATTTTAAGTGAACTCGGCACGCTTTTAATGGCTTCGCGGGCCGCAATAATCATTACCGGAAGAACCAGTAGGGTCATAGTGAGTGCCCCGGCCAGGACGCTTCTTCCCAACGCCATTGCACGTACAAACGCCGCAAGCCCCAGAATGCCGTAGACAATTGAAGGCACACCGGCAAGATTGGCAATATTAATATCGATAATTGCCATCCAGCGGTTCTTTGGCGCGTATTCTTCAAGAAATATGGCGGTGCCAACACCGACGGGGAAGGTGAGAAGCGCTGTGATTGCGGTAACCCATAGCGTACCCGCGAGTGCGGCTAGTATTCCCGAATTGGTCGGGATAAATGACGGGAAACTCGCCAAGAAATGCCAGTTCACCCACGATGCACCCTTGCGAACAATATCTATTAAGAGTGCAGCGAGCACTACGATTGCAACCGCGCATGAAAGTAACATCAGGCCGTGAAATATGGCGTTCTTTATGCGGCGGCGTTTGAGCCGTTTGAGCGCAGCGGTATCTGAAATCATTCGTATACCTCCCTGTAACGGCGCGTAATAACTTGGCCGATTACGTTTATCGCGAGTGTGATTAAAAAGAGCAGCATTCCGACCGCAAAGATGGTCTGATACTCGATTGTGCCTTGCGGTGTGTCGCCCATGCTTATCTGAACGATCGATGCCGTCATTGTCTGGACGCTTTCCATCGGATTGAGTGTGAGTTTTGGCGTTGATCCCGCGGCGAGCGTCACGATCATCGTCTCGCCGATGGCTCTGGATATCGCGAGGATAAACGATGCGATAACGCCGGATAGTCCGGCCGGCAGGACTATCTTGCTTGCGACCTCGTAATGGGTTGCCCCAAGTGCGAACCCTGCTTCCTTAAGTGACCGCGGTACCGATGATAGCGCGTCTTCACTTAACGACGAGACCGTTGGGATAATCATAATGCCGACAACGATACTGGCGCTTAGTGCGTTAAACGTGCTTAATGACGGGATAAATGTCTTCAAAAGCGGTGTTACAAACGTGAGCGCGAAATATCCGTAGACGACGGTTGGAATTCCGGCGAGAACCTCTAAGAGCGGCTTGATCACCTTTCTAACTTTTTGATTTGAATAGATGCTTAAATAAATCGCGCTTGCGAGGCCGATCGGCAGCGCTACAATGCTCGATCCCAAAAGAATTATCGTCGTTCCCGCGATGAGCGGCCAGATGCCGAAGTGCTGGTCGGCAAAGAGCGGAGTCCACATAGTGTCAGTGAGAAATTTAGTGATCGGAACAACTCTGAAAAACGAGACCGACTCGGTGAGCAGCGACAGGATAATCCCGATTGTTGTAAACACTGATATGAGCACGCAGCCGAGCAGTACCAGATAAACTCCGCGCTCTCGAATGTTTCGCCAGGTTATTGTACGTTTAGGCGATTCAATCGCCGTTGCAAATTCAGCGGTGATTTGCTCTTCTGGTATATTTATAATATCAGCTGGTTGGCTTTGAGCTTCTTCAAAAGCATCCAACTTCATCACTCCTGGTAAGTTGAAAGCAGCATAGCATCACCGGCGAAAGGGCCGGCGATGCTAATAATCTGCATATTTGAATGTCAGATATTCAATCTAGTAACGTGCTTTTACCTATGTGACAGGCTATTTTACCGCGTTAACCGCATCCTGGGTTTTTTGGTAATCTGGCTGGTTCAGCGGCACATAGCCAACTTGTTGTACAAGGCTTGCGCCATCGGTCAGGTAGAACTTTACGAACTCCTTGACCTCAGGGCGTGCGAGCGATTTTTTGTTTGCGTAGATGTAAATCTGACGCGAAAGCGGTTTATATGTATCGCTCTTGATGGTTTGCTCGCTCGGAGCAACAGGGCCGCTGCCGGCATCTACCGACAGCACCTTTAGCTTGTCTTCGTTCTGCTTGAAGTAAGCGTATCCAACATAACCGAGAGCGCCTTTGTCGCCCTCAACACCTTGAACGATTACGTTATAGTCTTCGCTCACTTGGTAGTCGGTCCTGATGGCCTTCTGCTTACCATTGATCGTTTCCGTGAAGTAATCAAATGTACCGTGCGCGCTGCTTGGGCCGTAGAGCGTGATTTTATCCGCCGGCCAACTCGGGCGAACATCTTTCCAGGTTTTAACCTTGCTGCCCGGCTCCCAAATCTTCTTAAGCTCAGCCGTAGTGATTGATGATGCCCACGTATTATCTTTATTGACGATGATTGAGATGCCGTCATACGCGACCGGTATCTCTAGGTACTCGATGCCGTTCTTTTGCGCCGCCGCTTTTTCCTCAGCCGAGATCGGCCGCGATGCGTCACTGATATCGATCTCGTTGGCGATGAACTTCTTAAAACCGCCACCGGTGCCCGATGAACCAACAGTAACACTTACGCCGTTGTTCTGTTTCATGAACTGCTCGGCGACCGCCTCGCTGATCGGCAGTACGGTGGTTGAACCGTCGATTTTTACCGAGCCTGATAATTGTTGTGATGTTTTTTTGGCGTCACTTGCATTAGTTGAGTTTTGTGACTGGTTATTCGAACCGCAACCTGTCGCAACCAGCGCGACCAAAGCGATAACAACCATTACTAGTACAGTTTTGCTTTTCCCCGGATTCCTCGACATTAATCCCATGTAACCTCCTGTGATTTCTCGGTGCGAGATTTATTAGGGTGCTATGAGCACCCAATTACAGGATACGGTGCAAACCGGGATGTGTGGTGAAAACGGTGTAACCATCGTGTTAAATATTTATGACATCATTATTCGGATCATGCCGGTTGGATAGGAAAACCCACAGTGAAGGTACTTCCAATGCCCAGAGTGCTTTCAACATTAATAGTTGCATTATGGTTTTCAGCGATATGTTTAACAATCGAAAGCCCCAAGCCGGTGCCGCCGGTCTCCCGGCTTCTCGCCTTGTCTACCCGGTAGAAGCGCTCGAATATCCGAGGAATCTCACGTTGCGCCAGCCCGATGCCGTCATCAGCAACCAGGAAGCGGACGCGGTCATTATCCTGTGAAAGCATTACCTTGATTGTACCGCCGGATAACGTATACCTGATTGCGTTATCGACAAGGTTTCGCACAAGTGTTAAGAGCTGGTCTTTATCCCCAATTACCGGCGTTAGTTTCTGAGGAATATCGAATTCGAGCGTTAAGCCCTTATCCACAGCAAGTTCTGAAAAGCTTGAACCCACTTCGCGAACCAGCTCTCGAAGATCAACCGGTGATGCTGTGATAGCCTCATCGGAACGTTCAAGTCTCGACAAATCGATAAGTTCACGGACCATATTGATAAGCGTGCTTAGCTCCTTGTCGAGGCGCTCCGCAAATCTTTTGCTTGCCACAGGGTCTGTTTCGATGCTCTGGCACAGCGTTTCAGCCAGCAATTTCAAGCCGGTTAGCGGTGTTTTTAGCTCATGTGAGACGTTAGCAACAAAATCTTTTCGCAAGCGCTCCACGTGCTTCTCTCGTGTGATGTCTTTAATAACAGTAAGTACCTGGTGGTCACCGCTTATGCCGGTAACCGGTAATGCCCTTAATCGCAGTTTTATAAATGGAACGCTTAGCTCCACTTCTTCATTAACTTCTCGCCTCGATAATAGCGCTTCGGTAATGGCCGTCTCGATCTCATGATTATCGATTACTCGTGCAAGCGGTGCGCCGATAACGTTCTCCTGCGTGAATCTGAGAACACGTTCCGCGGCTGGATTGGTAAGAACGATAACGCCGTCTTTGTTTATCAGCACTATACCTTCAGCCATGTTATGCAGTATGTGCTCGGCCTTTGCTTTCTCCGTTCTCAACTCGTTAATCCTGTCCTTTAACTTCATGGCGAGGTTATTAAGAGATTGCGATAGCTCTCCCAACTCGTCACGAGTGTTGATTGAGAGTTGTTGCTCAAAATCATCATCGGCCATGCTGCTCGCCATATTCATCATCTGCCTAAGGGGCCTCGTAAATGAACGGGCCAGGATGGTACTCACGGCAATTATCACAAGAGTTGCCAGAAATGCGATAGCGGCCATTATCATGCTTAGCTTATTTATTGCAGCAGCTATATCAGACAAGGGAAGCGCGATCCGGATGACCCCGTTACCTTTTTCCGCATTCGTATACGGGATGGCAACGTAGAGCATTGTATGGCCGACGGTGCTGCTATAGCGCTCGCTAATACCGGTATTGCCTCTGAGGGCCTGTTGAACTTCCGGGCGCTTTGCATGGTTTCCCATGGTCTTCGGGTTAGCCTCGGTATCGGCGACCACTACGCCGTTACGGGTAATGAGGGTAATTCGCGCGTTCATTTGGCGGCTTAGTTTTTGCACGAGATCATTGGTTTGATCGCTTGCAAATCTTCCGGCACTGAGCGAATCGACCGCCACTTTTACGGTATTGGCTTCAGATATAAGCTGGTTCTTAAAGGTTTGCGTGTATGAGCTTTGCACTTCAAACCTGATGATAGCGCTGATGATAAACAGGCATAAAGCGGTAAGCAGGGTGTAGCTGATAACAAGCTTGTTGTTTATTCGCATTGGGCTTTCTCCGCGACCTGGAACTTATAGCCGAGGCCATGGACGGTCTGAATATAGGAGAAGCGGGAATTTTCTTCTATTTTGTTGCGAATCCTGCGGATGTGAACGTCAATCGTGCGACTTGATGTGTAAAATTCGTAGCCCCATATGCGCTCAGCCAAGTCCTGGCGTGTAAAAAGGACGCCTGGTTTGGAAGCGAGCACGTTTAAAAGCTGAAATTCTTTTAAGCGCAAATGCACAGAACGGCCGTTTACCTCGATGGTATGGTGCGTCAGATCGAGTTTTAGATCGCCGACTTCGATTGCCGCTGCCGCCGCTTCATCGCGAAGCGTGCGCTTGAGGTTTGCCCGTATACGCGCAACAAGCTCTTCAATGCTAAACGGTTTAGTAATGTAATCGTCGGCGCCGACGCTGAAACCTTTGAGCTTACTTCGCTGGTCTTCAAGCGCCGTTATCATGATAATCGGGACATGTTCGTCGGATTCGCGCACGCGCCGGCAGACGTCAAAGCCATCGATTTCGGGCATGAGCAAATCGAGGAGAATCAGATCGGGTGCTGCCTCTTTGATTATCGCCAGGCCTTGCATCCCGTCTTCGGCGGTAATCGCATCGAATCCAGCCCCTCTAAGGCTGTATTCGAGCGTTTCTCTAATCAGTGGGTCATCTTCGATTATTAAAATTCGAGCCATTTTTCACACTCATTTTTGCTTTAATAGTAAAGTTATCCAAGCAATATTACAATCGTAAACGCTATTCCTTTGCACGATCGGGAGAGTAGATAACGGCTAGTGTTCGTACTGTGGCTACCGCGAGCATAGCGGCACTCATCGCGAGTATCTTCATTGAATCGAAATTCGGCTCAGAGAAACGAACCCAAATCTCCTTAAAGGTGAAGACCAACGTTGCGTCGGCGATATAGGTGATTTTTACCCGTTCCTCTTTGAAATAGTCGATCAACACGCGAAACAGCTCTACAAAAATGAAGACGACCATTATGTCGTTGAGGATACCGTGGAACCCCATCGAAAGAATATCTTGTGAAATACTTGCCGGCAAGTGGATAAATATCCTGGCGGTTCCAGCCAAAAGTATGATTAAGACCGCTACAATAAGGGCATCGATTATTAGAGTGTTTACCGATTGATAAAACCGTGTGACAGTGCGTTTTCGATATTCGGCAATGAATAGCTTTTGTAAAACCGACACGTTCTTAGTGCGCTCCTCTTGAGCTATAGCGTTTTCTTCTGCGTTCATCTTTCTCCTATCACACTAAACGTAGAGCAACTGAAAGGGGCAGGGAAAATACCAGCCCCTGCCTTCCTCGTCAAGGAGTGTTATAACATAAGGGTATCAATCATGGCAAGTTTGGTGGTTGCACGGATGTTAAATATTGGTTAAAGGATTGTTAAACCTTAAGGTAGCGGTGGTTGCCGCAAAACGTATACGGAAAAACCTGTAGATAACCGCAGACGAGATGTTTACAATTGACAGTTGGCAGGCATCATACAGCAGTAATCCAGCATATTTTGAAGAAGCTGAGGTCAGATGGGTATCGTCCAATTTAATCGTGAAGATGTGAAAATCGAGTTCAAAGATGTGACGTTTTATTACAGCACGTTCAAGGCGATAGATAATATCTCCGTCCAGCTGCCGAGAAACCGCGTAACGGCGTTTATCGGCCCGTCGGGTTGCGGAAAGTCAACCGTGCTTCGGATCATTAACCGCTCGAACGAGATTACGATGAGCACGTCCCTTGAGGGCGAAGTGTTAATTGACGGGGTAAACATCTACAAAAACGGTGTTGATCCGGTGCTGCTTCGTAAAAGAGTCGGCATGGTGTTTCAAAAACCCAATCCGTTCCCCAAGAGCATCTATGAAAACCTGGCGATCGGCCCTAAGATTCACGGTACTAAGAAAAAGGGCGAACTCGACGATATCGTTGAGGAAAGCCTGAAAAAAGCAGCGCTCTGGGATGAAGTAAAAACCACGCTTCATAAATCGGCCATGCAGCTTTCCGGCGGGCAGCAGCAGCGTCTCTGTATAGCTCGTGCGCTCACGATCAAGCCCGAAGTGCTCCTCATGGACGAGCCGTGTTCCGCGCTCGACCCGATCTCAACGCAGAAAATCGAGGACCTGATAGAGGCCTTAAAAAAGGAATTCACCATTGTCATGGTTACGCATAACATGCAGCAAGCTGCTCGTGCGTCCGACTACACCGCGTTTTTCCTGGTAGAAGAGACGGGCGCACCAGGCAAACTCGTTGAGTTTGGGGATACATCTACTATTTTTACGAGGCCTGCCTACAAAAAGACCGAAGATTACATCACCGGTCGATTCGGTTAAGCTCTACGCTAGGCCGGACGTTGTTGCATTAACGGGTTAAGCGCCTTGTGACAGCTGCAGCACACCGTATCTTCCGGCGCCCGGTACTGGGACAATTTACAACCGCAACGTTCGCAAAATGCTAAGGTTGCTACTCGTCTGGGCCCTGATAAGGCTTCTTCCATAGTTTTTCCGTTGAGATTTGCGAATGATATGCCGCGAACGATAGAACCCCTCATTTCTGTGATCCTTTCTAGTCCGGGTGTTGGCATTTTTGCTGATTTCGATGCCGCTATATTCGTATTTTTTCCAGAACATTTGGCGAGTAAACCTACTTATTAAGAGTTTTTTTAACTATTTCTTAAGCGCCACGCTAAGGGGTTAGCAAGCGCCAAACACCAGTCAAGGGGACGGTTTTTGCGATGCAAATCTAGAATATTAGTTGATTTCCGGCTCTTGGTTCTCGTCGGACGACATAAAGAGTTTATCGAGACCGGTGACTTCAAAGATGCGCGCGACGTTTGGCTTAGCGTTTTCAATCACAACCGAGCTGACCCCACCGAGCTGTTTGCGTAATTTGATTAGAAAGCGCAGGAAATAGCTGTCCGCAAAATCAAGGTCGCTTAAGTCAAAAATTATCCTATTAACGTCATTGAGCTTGCGGGTGAGGGCTTGCCTGATTTTCGAGCTCCCAAGCAGGTCGGCCTCGCCGGAAAGGTGCACGATTAAGGTATCACCGATACGCTCGAAGTCAAACTTGACGTTAGTTTCTATTTGATGCGCTTGATGTCTGGGCATTTTTCTCTCAGCCATTAGAAAACCAAGCTCCTTGGCATGATCTGAATTGTGTCTAGGTATTGTTATATGACGAAAAGCACATCGTCAAACTTCATTTTACCAATTCTTACAAGAGCGTAAGCGCTTGACATAGAGATAAACCGCATGTTTGCACTAAACTTAAGGTGAATAAAATAATTTAGTGTCTCAGTGGTGAGCCGTATGTAATTATATAAAATACCTCGTAAACAAGGCATATAGCTGCCAAATGGTTGCCGGACGAAGCAAGTCGTTATACCTTGTCGGCAGCGTGTTGAGCGGGATATAATATGGAGCAGCGTGTTTTAAAAACCAGCAGGTGATTTTATTGAGTGATATTAAAGTTGGCGGCCAGGCCTTTGGCGATGGCGTTTTGATGAGGACAAAAAAATACTGGGCACTGGTACGGGAAGATGGGTCAACCGAGTTCGGCTCAACCCATTCGTGGCTCGACCACCATCCCCGTTGGAATATCTTCTTTATCCGTTCGATTATCTCATTTTTTGAGATGATTAAGTTCGGTGTCAAGACGTATCAAAAGAATCCCGCCGGAACCAATCGCCGCATTATTCTGTGGCTGGGTATCTATCTTGCCATTACCCTGCCGATTTCAATGGCGGCAACCGCGTGGCTTCCGCGCAGCATATTTATCAATGCAGGGTTCCAATTCTTCTACCTGCTGCTTGCACTCTGGACGATGAGCCGGGGTATGACGAATAAGATCTGGACGTATCATGGTGCGGAGCACAAAGCGGTTAATGCCCACGAGCAGGGGAAAGACTTGAACGATCCGGCAGCGATCCAGAGTTGTTCAAGAATTCACCCACGCTGCGGCACGAATCTGGTGTTCGTGATTCTGGTTTTAATGGCACTTTACCTGCCGTATCCGGACGCCAAGGTCAACGCGCTGTATTCTGGTGCGTATATCGTATCGTCGATGGCGATGTCTCTTGAGCTATTCAGGCAGCTCACACGCTTCCCGAACTTCATCCTGACGAAGATGGTTCTTTTTGGCGGAAGGATGCTGCAGAAGTTCATGACCACGCGAGAACCGGACAATGATCAAGTTATCATCGCGTCTAAGGCACTACAGCTGGTCTTAGCTCTCGAATTGTTGGGCGACAAGCATGAGATTGTCAGTCCACAGCAAGCATAGCACCATAACCATATCAACGAAGTTTAAAGAGCCGCTTGAAATATCGGCTCTTTTTTGTTACAAGGTAGACATTTTTACCGCGGCGTGATATATTTTTCAGTGCACAATCCGAGGTCGGCATAGATGTGGCCGGAGATTGAAAGGCTGTGTGACACATAGACGCAGCTTTTCTTTTTGAAATCACATATTGGGGCGTGGCCAAATGGTAAGGCACCGGTTTTTGGTACCGGATATTCTAG
The DNA window shown above is from Candidatus Aquicultor sp. and carries:
- a CDS encoding CAP domain-containing protein; the encoded protein is MNMSKGLLATILKIIVICVNIVAALALVIFASLFVTSPKTANNLASSCISCKKPNITLARQPIFRSRGRMTVKDWEVMLSPSSTEPVIVPELKPSEQQRMALARVNHYRALVGLAPVTLNKDINRASESHAEYNARHSLSGHTEKRSKDGYSGAWPWDRMECFGYDKFTYATEICSTRWAEPQFLLSINPNWAVDGWVDTVYHRFPILSPDVYEAGFGARRTVTCVSYVMDFGNPGFADKKTIVCYPVKDQHDVPVEFTGDEKPDPLPGRSYPVGYPITVTFNDYRDIVITSVALTNEYGESVESYYITPFSNEYIRESLAILPKKPLSYGATYSVCVLGVADEEPVNLTWQFTTTKQSRNAIP
- a CDS encoding cyclase family protein; this encodes MSERKLYDISVPIRPKMPVWPGDPGFQRTLYQSFEEGGSYEASMIRMGSHTGTHIDAPAHFLQGGSTIDTVPLDKLIGKVIVVQVDVPQEITRSHIESLYVEGYERILFKTRNSALYQSDEFTSDFVYLTLGAAQHLVDLGMKLVGIDYLSVGEYHSGADVHQTLLGSGAVVLETINLADVPPGEYEIMCLPLKVQGSDGAPARAVLCELG
- the pstA gene encoding phosphate ABC transporter permease PstA; protein product: MISDTAALKRLKRRRIKNAIFHGLMLLSCAVAIVVLAALLIDIVRKGASWVNWHFLASFPSFIPTNSGILAALAGTLWVTAITALLTFPVGVGTAIFLEEYAPKNRWMAIIDINIANLAGVPSIVYGILGLAAFVRAMALGRSVLAGALTMTLLVLPVMIIAAREAIKSVPSSLKIGFMAMGATKWQTIRHIVIPAAMPSIFTGTILTMSRAIGETAPLIMIGALAFVPFVPKSAMDGFTVLPIQIYSWVTRPQEAYGHLAAAAIIILLAVLLSMNAVSVFLRNRFEKQMHA
- the pstC gene encoding phosphate ABC transporter permease subunit PstC, with product MDAFEEAQSQPADIINIPEEQITAEFATAIESPKRTITWRNIRERGVYLVLLGCVLISVFTTIGIILSLLTESVSFFRVVPITKFLTDTMWTPLFADQHFGIWPLIAGTTIILLGSSIVALPIGLASAIYLSIYSNQKVRKVIKPLLEVLAGIPTVVYGYFALTFVTPLLKTFIPSLSTFNALSASIVVGIMIIPTVSSLSEDALSSVPRSLKEAGFALGATHYEVASKIVLPAGLSGVIASFILAISRAIGETMIVTLAAGSTPKLTLNPMESVQTMTASIVQISMGDTPQGTIEYQTIFAVGMLLFLITLAINVIGQVITRRYREVYE
- a CDS encoding PstS family phosphate ABC transporter substrate-binding protein is translated as MGLMSRNPGKSKTVLVMVVIALVALVATGCGSNNQSQNSTNASDAKKTSQQLSGSVKIDGSTTVLPISEAVAEQFMKQNNGVSVTVGSSGTGGGFKKFIANEIDISDASRPISAEEKAAAQKNGIEYLEIPVAYDGISIIVNKDNTWASSITTAELKKIWEPGSKVKTWKDVRPSWPADKITLYGPSSAHGTFDYFTETINGKQKAIRTDYQVSEDYNVIVQGVEGDKGALGYVGYAYFKQNEDKLKVLSVDAGSGPVAPSEQTIKSDTYKPLSRQIYIYANKKSLARPEVKEFVKFYLTDGASLVQQVGYVPLNQPDYQKTQDAVNAVK
- a CDS encoding ATP-binding protein, which encodes MRINNKLVISYTLLTALCLFIISAIIRFEVQSSYTQTFKNQLISEANTVKVAVDSLSAGRFASDQTNDLVQKLSRQMNARITLITRNGVVVADTEANPKTMGNHAKRPEVQQALRGNTGISERYSSTVGHTMLYVAIPYTNAEKGNGVIRIALPLSDIAAAINKLSMIMAAIAFLATLVIIAVSTILARSFTRPLRQMMNMASSMADDDFEQQLSINTRDELGELSQSLNNLAMKLKDRINELRTEKAKAEHILHNMAEGIVLINKDGVIVLTNPAAERVLRFTQENVIGAPLARVIDNHEIETAITEALLSRREVNEEVELSVPFIKLRLRALPVTGISGDHQVLTVIKDITREKHVERLRKDFVANVSHELKTPLTGLKLLAETLCQSIETDPVASKRFAERLDKELSTLINMVRELIDLSRLERSDEAITASPVDLRELVREVGSSFSELAVDKGLTLEFDIPQKLTPVIGDKDQLLTLVRNLVDNAIRYTLSGGTIKVMLSQDNDRVRFLVADDGIGLAQREIPRIFERFYRVDKARSRETGGTGLGLSIVKHIAENHNATINVESTLGIGSTFTVGFPIQPA
- a CDS encoding response regulator transcription factor, producing the protein MARILIIEDDPLIRETLEYSLRGAGFDAITAEDGMQGLAIIKEAAPDLILLDLLMPEIDGFDVCRRVRESDEHVPIIMITALEDQRSKLKGFSVGADDYITKPFSIEELVARIRANLKRTLRDEAAAAAIEVGDLKLDLTHHTIEVNGRSVHLRLKEFQLLNVLASKPGVLFTRQDLAERIWGYEFYTSSRTIDVHIRRIRNKIEENSRFSYIQTVHGLGYKFQVAEKAQCE
- a CDS encoding phosphate-starvation-inducible PsiE family protein, which gives rise to MNAEENAIAQEERTKNVSVLQKLFIAEYRKRTVTRFYQSVNTLIIDALIVAVLIILLAGTARIFIHLPASISQDILSMGFHGILNDIMVVFIFVELFRVLIDYFKEERVKITYIADATLVFTFKEIWVRFSEPNFDSMKILAMSAAMLAVATVRTLAVIYSPDRAKE
- the pstB gene encoding phosphate ABC transporter ATP-binding protein PstB encodes the protein MGIVQFNREDVKIEFKDVTFYYSTFKAIDNISVQLPRNRVTAFIGPSGCGKSTVLRIINRSNEITMSTSLEGEVLIDGVNIYKNGVDPVLLRKRVGMVFQKPNPFPKSIYENLAIGPKIHGTKKKGELDDIVEESLKKAALWDEVKTTLHKSAMQLSGGQQQRLCIARALTIKPEVLLMDEPCSALDPISTQKIEDLIEALKKEFTIVMVTHNMQQAARASDYTAFFLVEETGAPGKLVEFGDTSTIFTRPAYKKTEDYITGRFG
- a CDS encoding STAS domain-containing protein, with protein sequence MAERKMPRHQAHQIETNVKFDFERIGDTLIVHLSGEADLLGSSKIRQALTRKLNDVNRIIFDLSDLDFADSYFLRFLIKLRKQLGGVSSVVIENAKPNVARIFEVTGLDKLFMSSDENQEPEIN
- a CDS encoding DUF1385 domain-containing protein; the protein is MSDIKVGGQAFGDGVLMRTKKYWALVREDGSTEFGSTHSWLDHHPRWNIFFIRSIISFFEMIKFGVKTYQKNPAGTNRRIILWLGIYLAITLPISMAATAWLPRSIFINAGFQFFYLLLALWTMSRGMTNKIWTYHGAEHKAVNAHEQGKDLNDPAAIQSCSRIHPRCGTNLVFVILVLMALYLPYPDAKVNALYSGAYIVSSMAMSLELFRQLTRFPNFILTKMVLFGGRMLQKFMTTREPDNDQVIIASKALQLVLALELLGDKHEIVSPQQA